TCATCTACAAGATTTGCATTTTTAGCGCAACGCACTACCATAGGCAAGCCAAAAATATCTTCTAGCACTTTATTTTCAAAACGACTGGATTTTAATCTAGCAGGAATGATAATCATCTTTAAACCTTTTTAAGCCAAAATAGGGGATTTTATGGTATTATACCCATTAAAAGCTTATTCCTTTTATTGTAAGGATTTAGGCTATTGAACTTTAGGAGTTTTAATGATATTAAGAGCGAGTGTGTTGAGCGCGTTACTTCTTGTAGGCTTAGGGGCAGCCCCTAAACATTCAGTTTCAGCTAATGACAAACGGATGCAGGATAATTTAGTGAGCGTGATTGAAAAACAAACCAATAAAAAGGTGCGTATTTTAGAAGTCAAACCTTTAAAATCTAGTCAGGATTTAAAAATGGTCGTCATTGAAGATCCGGACACTAAATACAATATCCCGCTTGTAGTGAGTAAGGATGGTAATTTAGTCATAGGGCTTAGCAACATATTCTTTAGCAATAAAAGCGATGATGTGCAATTAGTCGCAGAAACCAATCAAAAAATCCAAGCCCTTAACGCCACCCAACAAAATAGTGCGAAATTGAACGCTATTTTTAATGAAATACCGGCTGATTATGCGATAGAGTTGCCCTCTACTAACGCTGAAAATAAGGACAAGATCCTTTATATTGTCTCTGATCCCATGTGCCCGCATTGCCAAAAAGAGCTCACTAAACTCAGGGATCACTTGAAAGAAAACACCGTGAGAATGGTTGTAGTGGGGTGGCTTGGAGTCAATTCGGCTAAAAAAGCGGCTTTAATCCAAGAAGAAATGGCGAAAGCTAGGGCTAGGGGAGCGAGCGTGGAAGATAAAATCTCTATTCTTGAAAAGATTTATTCCACCCAATACGATATTAACGCTCAAAAAGAGCCTGAAGATTTACGCACCAAAGTGGAAAATACCACGAAAAAGATTTTTGAATCTGGCGTGATTAAGGGTGTGCCTTTCTTATACCACTATAAGGCATGATATAAG
The Helicobacter pylori genome window above contains:
- the dsbK gene encoding protein disulfide-isomerase DsbK, with the translated sequence MILRASVLSALLLVGLGAAPKHSVSANDKRMQDNLVSVIEKQTNKKVRILEVKPLKSSQDLKMVVIEDPDTKYNIPLVVSKDGNLVIGLSNIFFSNKSDDVQLVAETNQKIQALNATQQNSAKLNAIFNEIPADYAIELPSTNAENKDKILYIVSDPMCPHCQKELTKLRDHLKENTVRMVVVGWLGVNSAKKAALIQEEMAKARARGASVEDKISILEKIYSTQYDINAQKEPEDLRTKVENTTKKIFESGVIKGVPFLYHYKA